aacacgaGAAGTTTAGAAGTTTGAATTTTTCATATCACattgtaagaaacattttagagaTGATTCAACAAAGGTTTAGAAAGGATCAAACATGCCGTTTATATTTGGACATGaattgtcacattttgtaatttgatCTGAACTGTTCAACATTCCTCAAACATCAACATACTTCAGAATTGACAGAAACTATTTCATACAAATGTTGAAAGCTTTTTGAAAGCTTTCCGTTTCATTCCAAGACATAGTCTGGTGTCAGAAAGAgaactaaatataaatgtgtgttgttcacacaaaaatatatctgaacaatgagttaaataacaaatgatgaTTACTGATCAGTTTGAATAAGAATGATCAAATCTCTCTCATTTCATGATGAGTTTCAAAGTACTTACTCGTCACAATCAGCTTGGTGCCTTGTCCGAATACCACAGTGATTCAGTTTGTATACatggctgtacaaaaacctcctgaCTCTCACTAATGAGGGGAGTGGAACTGAAACATCCTGTTGAGAGCAACTTTCACTGTCAACATGTCATTCTTTCATCAGTCTGCTCAcattacaacaacactgatggacttTTATCAAACTCTTTTCACCCTGAAGAACACTTTGTTTAGTatcctttcttgttttgttcaagTTATTCTGCTTTTCTTGGATTGACTTAGTCAACATCTCATGTATGCAGCAGTCAGTCTGTCACTGAGGTTTTTGTCACAGTGTGAATCACTGTGATACAGCTTCATCAGCAGAGTCGTCCCATGTCTGACAGAAATACTGAGCAGagtctcctgtctctgctctctttatGATGAACTGATAATCtatgtttgatgaagatttaGAGTTGAATCTGTCTGAGGAGAAGCCTGATCCAAAGTCAGGTGAGCTGTGAGAGTGGTAAAATCTCAGAACATACTGAGGAGCTTCACCAGGAACCTGTTTGTACCAGGAGACATAATATCCATCATCTCTCTGGATGTTACATTGAAGAACAGCTTGTTGTCCTGTAGAAACTGTGTGGACAGCAGGCGTCTGGGTCAACACTATCACTGCatcaacatctgtaacacacacacagagaaaaagacatgaGTGAAAGGTTGGTGTGTGAAATGATGGTGTGTGAAAGGACTGAGAAGAATCtcttacatgttagagcagtgatgagagtgcacagggtccccagcatgttgtcagtgtgtgctgtaaacgtcccttactgtccagctgagaggtgagcagggttggagtgtgaggagaagagacactgaagcttataaagacactgaggagaggaggaggaggaggaggaagaggaggaggaggaggagtttacaTACTCAGATCTTATCATTTACTACagggttcatgtttttttttaatctcttaatATTTCTCATTTTATATCTCATGAAATGTTATATTCTTATGAAATGACTTCTGACTAAGACAGCATGTTGCATATTTATAATGACTCTTGAGAATAATTAATTGGAAACACATCATtaaagacagaggagaagaagaagaggagtttACACACTCAACACTTATTTCAATCATCATGCTTGTCATTTCAACTTGTGTCATCATATGATTCCTTATCAACTAATTCATATCTGTTAATGAGCTGCATCAGAATTGATTcctttgttcatttttcattaaaCAACCAAATGAATCAATAATCGACTGAATCATTTCAAACTCCTTTTTCATCCTTAATTGATGTAAGTAGAGTTCTATTAAGTGGTGTCCTTAATGAATCTATCACATTGTGTTGATACTCAGTACTCACTTATATTTGCCTTTCAAGCCTGAATTAGAACAAAATGACTTCATGGATAGaggtaaaatacattttcaggaaTTGTATACACTTATAGTACACACTAAAGTTTACTTCTCTTAAAGAATGTGGCaacaaatccatccatccattatcttttaaTACTTTTCCCATTAGGGGTCTCGGGGGGCGGGAGACGATCCAGCTGTCATTAGGCGAGAGGTGTGTTACAAccgacaaccagccacactcacatgaACACCTTTTAGGCAATTTAGAATCAcaagttaacctaacgagcatgtctttggtgACACAACCCGTATAGCTACCTaggtcatgttttgtttctacCCATTTATTTAGTATTATTGTCAGTTCCTGTTTTAGTTTGTACATACTGTCTCTACCTTCTAGATCCTGCTCCTCGTGTTTTCCCACCTTGAGCCTCCCTGTCCTgattgtgctcacctgtgtctggttatcccctgattgtctgtgtacataataataataataataataatagctttatttatatagcacttttaaaaaaaatgtttacaaagtgctgtgacagacaaagaaaatacagcaacacaacaacagaacagagatcaacagagggGCCAAACAAAGagagcaacattttaaagatgcaaataacaggaataagacagattcaacaggcaggtatggagaggcagttcagtacaatgaaggaaaaatgagtttaaaatcaaccaggggagaacaaaattaaaattgagggagagtgggacgacatcacatcacaggctgtaaacacagaatgaagataaaaagatgGGCTAAACAGGAcattggttaaatgaataaagcaacagagagctgaagagttaaacGATAAATGGAGTAggaatttaaaaagaataagagcaataaaatgaataaaaggaaGGGATAggtctttaaaggagaaatcacataaaagcaagtctataAAAGTGAGATATAATCTCTGTTTCCTCCATCATGTTGCCAGCTCGTAGTGTGTTCCTTGTGTCACCTAGTACCAGCCTTTTTCTTCCAGTGAGCCttgtagtgtttttatttaccttgCCTACCATCTCATTTTTGTCTGTTGCCTGTCATTTTTGGATTAGTCTACTCCTCTTTACTCCTACCTGTGTACTGACATAGACTGGTTATCAGACTTTGCTTTTACTGAATTCTCACTTGTGTGATCCTGCAATTTTGAGTGCTTTATCCATCTGGTTCTGTTTTTTGAACAGaggggaggaagctggagtacccggagaCAACCAACACAtccacagggagaacatgcagactttACACAGAAAaactcctgtctgacagggattcaaaccaaggacctcctcgctgtgaggcaacagtgctaaccactgcaccaccgtgcagccttAGTGGCAACAAATCAAACTAGAGAAGTTGATATCTCAAAGCAAATTCTTGTAATTGATGGAATATTTGACTTTCTTGTGACATGTGTTGGTGTCTCATATTGTGAGTGTAAAATCTTCTCTTCATAAACTCAAGAAATAAAACTCTAGAAGAATATACAGATGATCAGAAGGTGAGGATGAGTGAGCCCCTGAGTTAGAAAGTGATTGTTTTTTCTTATCAGTGTAAAACATTCTCACCAACATTGCTCAGTGTAATACAGTACTTTATACAGTTAAGCAATATAACACGGGAGGGAGTGCTGTTGTTCTGAATATCAGCACGCCTGTGATTCAGCCATGTCAACGATCATCACAGCTGTGCTCATATGTGACCTGCTCCATCATTTGGAACATGTCACATATAAGCAATTTATTTCTTCTCCAGTTTACAGATGGAGTTGTCTACTTTAAAGCCTTTCATTAAGTTAAtaagtttaaaatgaaagaaatgctGTCGCTCATGGGAAATGATCTGCTGTCTGCCACTTTCAGATCCTCCAGGGATAAAGCTCGTTGGCCATCAATTGATTTGGTTTTGGTCGTAGGAACTTACTGGCCTGCTGACATCGAAGaagcaaatatttgttttactttaaacaACCAGGCTACAGCTCTCCACAATAATGTCCACAAGGAGTAGTGCTCAATTTGTCTTATGTTTGTGTTGCACCAAGGTTCATGCTCAAATATTTACATTGATGTTCAATTTTACTTCAGGAGTATCATGAGAGATCTGACCACGATCtaaagttttttcttcttatgtgTAGTAATAAATGAGATGAGGTTTTCTGTCCAGAATACATTTAGGACACTTGTTTGATGTCATTACAAATTCTAGAGTAGAGCAGTTACAAGGAGCGTTAGATATGAAAGAGagtcaaaaagcagaagtgttcagtgaggaggtttttgtcacggtgtaaatcactgtgatacgATCTCATTGACAGAGTTGTCCCATGTCTGACAGTAATAAactgctgagtctctctcctccacagtgctgaTGATCAAACGATAATCTGATTGTGACTGATGAGTGGATGTGaactttggagaggagaaaccaga
This Labrus bergylta chromosome 16, fLabBer1.1, whole genome shotgun sequence DNA region includes the following protein-coding sequences:
- the LOC136183103 gene encoding immunoglobulin lambda-1 light chain-like isoform X1, coding for MLGTLCTLITALTYVDAVIVLTQTPAVHTVSTGQQAVLQCNIQRDDGYYVSWYKQVPGEAPQYVLRFYHSHSSPDFGSGFSSDRFNSKSSSNIDYQFIIKRAETGDSAQYFCQTWDDSADEAVFGQGTKLIVTSSSLSPPVLTVFPPSSAELQSNKASLVCLSSQSVPFADVSWSAAGSPVSSGISTSTAVQQPDQTFQISSYLSIQTSDWNMDKVYTCRVSLGSQTSEKTINKSHCSTEDQ